GCGCACATTTTTCTGGATGTTACAAGCTTGGCGTTGGGGCTTTTCATCAGGTACTCCAGTTTTATCTATCTTCAAAGTCACACATTTCTGTAACCACTTTTTCTCGAAGACAAGCTGACGGTCTGCGCCCGCCTCATAGAGTGGACTTTACCGTCCCTTTAAGAACTTGAAATAAGCTGATAACCAAATGATAAGCACTACAAACAGTCATCTGCCACGTGACACTACGTTTTGAAGAccttttgtctctctttattGTCCTGATGGGTCAGGTTATGGAAGTCCATTAACAGATCGAtcaaaagtttaatttttcaagaaccaacctttttcttttaaagccaCGAGAAAACAAATCTCAGTTTAGAAAGAATCATGCTCGTTCACAAAGTCTCTTCTCTCATTCACCAGGTGTGCTTTCAGACAGCAAGCTATTTAGTATTCCAGACCTTTGTTTCTGCAACAACAACTGATATGCCTGGAAACAACAAAGgagtctggattttttttcaggttagCAGACATGTTGacataataaacagaaaacttttgGCAACATCAGGACACTTCAGACACAGACCACAGACTGAAATAGCACTTATTGTaggatttctttttgttttttaaatgtacttttagTCACTTTTGAAATGTCAGATCGTGAATGCATAAAGACTAAACTCCACAGAGGAACATTTCCATCTATTGAGCATCTCTATCGAAATAGTTCTCGTCGTCAGCAATGATCTCCAATCTTGATTGAGAAATCAGCAAACTTGACAAGAGGACTAATGGTAGGCTAATACTGCAGTCTGCTTGACGAATTACAGGAGAGAAAATGCTGAATCCTTGTGTtatttttagagaaaataaagcTGTTGGCTGCTGTGCGATGgagtttgtttttagttttacatTACAGCAGATGTTGAGGTAGGGGAGTGACCAGAACAGCCATCCTCCCGCAGTCCACCCCCAGCCCCAACAATGCTCTCTAAACCAGTACACGTGATGTTTGCACAACAAACAGCTCAGGGAGGCAGTTTAAATTCCATTTCAACTCCCGTGCTTGTCATTATGGTGTAATAGTCACCTGTTTACTTGCAAACTTTAGAAAAGGAAATGTACATTTTAAGATCTGAAGTCAGGAGGCCTGCGCATGCGCGATAATAACAAAAAGCCAGACTGAGATTGATGTATTGTTCTGGAAGCCCATTCTAAGCACAGCACGGATATAGCCTTTTACTTTGGCCGCAAACATCGATGCATTCATCCTGGCTTTCAGTGGACTGACAGGTAAACCCGCCCTGTAAGCTAACTCGGTAGATAGTAAACAGTCCACTGAGGAATCTACGTGCAAATTAAATGGCAGGTGAATATGTAGGTGAGCAGAAAACACGaggcaaaaaaagagaaatgacaaGCCCGTAGAGGTGGATGGCTGGCCAGCCGGCCAGATAGCAACTGCTGCAGCCGACAAACGCCAAGAGCTTTCGTAGCTTCTACATCATGATGAGCCTGTTCATGCAGCGGCATAAATATTCAtagaaatctttatttaagTATAATTTAGAGCAGTCAGGGAGGGACACTGTGAAAGAGGTCCACCCCCACTCGTTATccacttaaaaacatttgcatatctatatatagaatGTCCGGGGGGAGGGGAAGGTCCCGGGGATGTGAGTAGCGCTGCCATCTTGCTTTCCTTTGTACCTGAGTTCTTATAGAACGTGAACgatggaagaaagagaaagctgcGATCCACCTTCCTCCCAATATGACTTGCTATCTTATCCTgaacacggtgaaccactttcGTTCACTGAAGTAGAGCCCTGAGGCAAATGTACCTGTTACATGTAGAATAATATTCTTGCATGTGTAACTCGTGTTCAAGAATTTAATGTATTAAACCTCCTTTCAAAAATGCAACTCTTAATTTCTTCAAGCACTAAAGTAACCATTCTAGCTTTCTAAAATACAAAGGTTTTGTTGAGAAGTTCAGGCTCAGTTCTAAGATCAGTTTTCTCTAGAACACAGCGGACTTTCTAACATTCCGTAAAACCAGGATGGTTTGTACTAGGAGGCAGATGAcagttttcatctttgttgCTCTCTTTATCATCTGTCTGGTGGACCAGGTAGCAGTCGGACCCGCTGTCCATCAGCAGCCCGCCACCAGAGTTGAAGAGCGCTGCTTCCCCATCACTTACCTCCCCATCACTTACCTCCCCGCTTCCTGCCCAAACCCTCGTAACGCCGTGCACAGGattgtaaaaattttaaagctGTGGATTGTCATGATATTACACAGATTTCCTAACAGCGGGCTTGCAAAACATCGCAGCCATTTGCGGCGACCGTTGCGACCTCTTGGGAAATAAAGTCAGGAGGTCTCGTGACCGGTATCGCCATCACCACACGTTGCCTGGAAACGGTCGCTCACAGCGCCGGGCCTCGCGGGGCGGAAATGAAAGTTTCGAAAGTAAATACCTTGCGCCCGAGTCGCTGTTTATGGTCCAATGtctaaattattaaaaactcatttaaattctttttacGGGTGACCTCACCATCAATCAAAAGCGTTTCTGTGCATAGTTGATGGACTGGTCACTTCTGTGACGAAATCTTTTCCAGCGCTAACGGTTTTTGCTGTCAGATCCTCTTTGTCCTTCATCCACTGTgtcatcgtcttcatcatcgtctTGTGAGACGTGCACACGCGTGCCAGATCTGTTATAATTTAAACTTGTTTAGGTTTGCCCCTGGTTGCTTACACACAACCTTTCAGCATTCTCAATCATCTTCTTTCCCTGCCATTGACGACGAATGAATGTGAGCCAAGCGTGACCTTAGCTGACCCGCCAGGAAGTGCTTTAGATGCTCGCGGCTGAGGCAGACAAcgttttttggtttttgctgtttttttagGTCTTAATTTAGAAAGTAGTCATTGACACCACCAACATGGAGACAGAGCCACGTTTTGCGTACTCACTCAGCCATTAATTCTGGAGAATCAATTAACAATGAGTCAATGTTTACTCGCAGCTCAGATGTGAGGATTGCAGACTAATTCAGACTGAGCATTGATTTCACGAAGATTTTTGCAGAAGGACGAAAATTATCGAAAAGGGTCTGTGCAAAGTAATAAAACCATGTTTATATCGTGTAGTGTGTACGTCCTGtttaacaaacaatgaaacagaTGAGAGCCTCATCGGACTGTTTCTACTATAACCTTTGATCTCACATATACAGCAAGGAACCGGAAGTTGTGCGTAAACAACCAGTCACCGCGTCCTTATTCTCTTTTACTCTGGTAACATCGTCCTCTTTTCAGCTTTTATCCTTTTAAGTGGTTGTTTAGATGTAACATGCAAGTGGAGAATGATATTTTCCGTATCGGTTGTTATTTTGTCGAAAGCTGTCAGCAGTTATTATTACTTTCAAGCAGGTGCGTGaacggttgttgttgttggcatgGAAAATCCTCTTCCCACTCAACAGGAATATGTAATGTATCAGGGCAGGTAAGGATGACAAGAAGAGAAGGGTGGGCTTCACACCTTCCACATATTTTGGTCATATATTCGCATAGTGGACAATGTCCGTACGGGCTCTAGGCTATGGGACATGTTACCTTTACCTGTAAGATGATCTACCTATTCTTTTAACTTGTTAAAATATACTCTTTCACAATATACtcacttcacttttttttctctccattaaataatattcttttaaaaccaaagaaaatatGTAGATTTAGCGGAAACATCGGAAAACATCTGAAACTTGTAGTGCAAGAAACGACAGCGTTGtcagagaagaaataaatttctctaCAAAAGCTTGTTTGTTGGTTGTCATCCCATAGCAACAGTTATAATCTGTACACATTGCATGTTTGCGAGGTAAGTGTTGCAAGCCACACGACTCCAACAGCCAAAAGGCAACGAGAGTGACTATTGACGAGGGAGGCCGAGCAAACGTCAGCCAATGAAACCTCTAGTTTCTCTGACGTCTTTCTGTCTGACGTTTTTTTCTGTGACGCATGCCTCTGACGTGTGCGAGTGGCCGGAGTATTAAGCGCGCGCCCACGCGTAATCACTGTTGCTATTTATATTATCAACATGGAAGACAATACTTTGAAAGCACAAACAATGAAGTCAGTAGTTTGTCCATGTCTGACGACGCATCGGCTCTGTTCTTTGTGCCCTCCTCCCTCAAAGGTTACCGCATGGCACGTGACAAAGGTCACGCTGAGGATAACAGGAAACGACCTTTCCAGCTGATAAACAGAcgtttcctttcatttttcctcAATGACACTAAAGGATTTAAATTGAATCCATGATCCATAACTTTGAATCACTGCCGACTGAAGGATGACTTACTGTACCGCATCACATACCGAGCTCAGCAGTGAAATGCTTTATCTCCCCTTGGCTCGCCAAATGATGCCAGACTTTTGGTTATAATAACATGGACCTTTTCCGTTTCTTACATTGCGGAATGGATTTTCTGACAAGCTGAGTTATCAATGCAGGAGTAGTCCAGTACAATGCCTTTAGATGAAAGCATTAAATTCCATTTATCTTGTGTAACCGATCGCCTCATCGCCAAAGGGCAAAGTGTTTGTAATCGCGGCGACTTGTTTGCTCAGCGGTAACTAATGTCTCACTGCCAGCAGTCTTCACAAAATGGCTGAATGCTGGGCTGAGGTACGCAGGTATTCATCTTCTTAAATGATGGATTCGTGTGAATACCGCTCACGACAAATGGCTCAAGCTCGGACTGATGACCGGTGGCTTCCATGATATATGGATAGTCAAAGGCTTTGAGGGTTAGTGGATAATGGAGATCTTGACAGCGTcctaaaaatacagtttaattaTGAGTGGTGCCATCTAATGAAAGTGTGCCAcaaactaatttattttcaaaagtatttaGACCTTCGTCTCTAAGGAACATGATATTATAGGCGAAGATCAATGAATGTAGATGAAGGCGTTGCTATACGCGATGCCTGTTATCAATGTTTCATCCTTTATTTCTGAATGAAAACATTCCGATAACATGGGAATGAAGAAAAGCttcaaacagaagaaaggaatgCGGGTTGACAGAATTTCCCGAACGTCAGGGTTTCATGGGGAAATCACAGGAAGCCATGTTTTGTGAGCAGGTGATGTACACTGGGCGACAAGCGATTGgactgagaaaagaaaagatgaccgaaatgaaatagaagaaagaaaaaaagaaagaaagctagAAAATAGACAAATTCGTTAGAAGAAGAAAACGGACAAAGAACTCTGTCCAAAAAAGgaactcctcctcctcctcctcctcctcctcctcggcTAGTCTAGAAAACACTTCAAGACGAGACCAGAGAACATTTCAAACACCACCAACGGGTCCCTGAGTTCCGTCACTGCCACAATCAGTCAAGATAGTTTTTCAGTGTCCATACGATTTCATTgacattctctttttcttactttcagcAGCTCAAACTATGATATCGTGAGAAGCAGCGGTAAGTTATAAAAATTGATGTGTGTCCCATCAGGACTTGGTTACATGATTCACATTGTTATGTACTCTTCTGAGACTGTGGAAGGCACCATGAATTGACTGTGAAGTATGATGCCACTACATGTACTTAATTAACGATTATGTATAAAACAAGTCATTCGTGTTATAAACGATGGACGGAATCCTCGCGTTTTCTTTCTGTTGCGGAAGTGGTccaaaaaatatacttttccaCAATTAAGGAATGTAACAGTCCATCGACTATGTCATCGTACTCATGGACTGTCCTTTACACGAATAAATGACActgctactgatgatgatgatgatgatgatgatgatgatgatgatggagcaATTAGGACAATTGTAATGATGTCTACGATGATCACTCTCTTGCAGTCCCTCCTGCGCATGATGCAAGAGCTAGCGACCGTGTGGCTCATCTGCGTTCTGGCAGGCACCAGCTGCGCCGTCTTCTACACCAAGAGCACCGACAACGACTACCCTCGCATCGGCCGGCGAAGCTTTTTCACTGGCGGGGGCACCTCGTCTTTTTACCCCCGGGTCGGCAGATCCAGGCTCCTCATCGCCACTTCCGGTAACACCAACGATGACATCACTTCCGGGGGCCAGGCGTACGATGGCGATTTTCTGTCTCTGATCAACAAGCGCGGGATCTTCACCTCAGGGGACCAGGGGTTTCCAAGGGTCGGGCGTGCCGGCTCCGATGCTTCTGGAAGTGCCATAGGGAACGCTGTTGGCGAGAAAAGCCCGGCATCCCTTGCAGCATCCGCCGAAGCCCCGATTTACAAGTGTCGGACGACCAAGACCAGTTTAGGGCGCCTCTGGGATTCATGTTTTTCGACTTCGACAAAAATGGTAAGATACAGAATTTTGACCAAAGCTTTCTGAAGATTTAAGAACACACCTTAGTGAGCTAAAGCTGCTGTCTAGAAGACCTCTGACGACGAGATATGTATGACagtttctgtttcatttaattGACGGGAGCTGCACTAGTCTGGCAATCCACTAAAGCTTGAGAACAAGTGTTtagacttttgttttcttctttaattgaTGCTGGTTATTCTGTTTCAGTTTGTGAGATTATTCGTTCACACAGTTAATCATCTGCGCGATAAAATTGCTGTTAATTAGGCtactcttcctcctcatcttcctcatcttccCCCACCTCATCTATTtgagctctttctctctcacacacaatgaaACGTGCCTGTCTGAACACGTCAGTTTTAGTtgcattgtgtttttatttaaacaattattttaaaagagtcGATGAATTTTGTAATTTGAGCCCGGATGACATCAAACATCAGTCGGGGTGGTggtgaggagggggagggagaagcaGGCTGCTGTAGTCGAGGTGGATACAAGTCACAGTAGTGCCAGCCCCCACACGACTGATGGCATCTCAGAAGGGAGTGTCTCAGATTAAGAAGTTGTCCATCTCGTGTCTGTTCTGAGTTAAAGATGTGGCAATTTCGCTCTGCACAGCATTTTGTTGGTAATTTAGAACCATCAGCAACATCTTACaccagagaaaaataaattcgcTAAGGACCAGCTTAGGTAGCAGCCAAACACAGTTCATTACTGAACCATTCCTGTCCAATTTGTTGAGGATCAGAACAAACGGTGTGGGGTGGATTATCACTGATTTCAGTAACCTCCaccatcctcctcccccccaGCAGCTACcccgcacacacaaacaccgccatttatttatttacagatacaGTAGTCTAAAGAACTTTGTTGTTGCAATCTCAAAAGAGTTCTGCTTTTTTTCCCGCAGGAGACAAAGTCCTTTCACGGGAAGAGTTCATTACTGGAATGGGAAGAGCGCGGGAGGAAGGAACAGCTTGCCGATAGTCTGTCCTTGGCAGACTCTCCTTCTCGGTGACTGAAGGTGGCAAACAACATTGACAGACATTGGTGTCTGTATGACAGGACGACACGACGGTCCCATGATCGGCTGTTCCTGGTATTGCTATTGATCTgtaggaaaagagaaaattctTGTCAGCTCGAGGCTCGTGTGCGTCACGAGCAAATGAACACAACTCCTTGATGGATGTTCGCGCTAACCCTGTTCTTAGGCTCTCGCTCCTTCCAGTGGGAAGtaataaaacacaatttaacACACAGCTAACTGACTCTTCTCATCCTTGTCTGACATTATTTTACCACAATGGATTTTCGTCTATGTCTGTAGTCTGTCTtgccactcactc
The Pomacea canaliculata isolate SZHN2017 linkage group LG2, ASM307304v1, whole genome shotgun sequence genome window above contains:
- the LOC112557927 gene encoding uncharacterized protein LOC112557927 isoform X1 → MKSLLRMMQELATVWLICVLAGTSCAVFYTKSTDNDYPRIGRRSFFTGGGTSSFYPRVGRSRLLIATSGNTNDDITSGGQAYDGDFLSLINKRGIFTSGDQGFPRVGRAGSDASGSAIGNAVGEKSPASLAASAEAPIYKCRTTKTSLGRLWDSCFSTSTKMETKSFHGKSSLLEWEERGRKEQLADSLSLADSPSR
- the LOC112557927 gene encoding uncharacterized protein LOC112557927 isoform X2; protein product: MMQELATVWLICVLAGTSCAVFYTKSTDNDYPRIGRRSFFTGGGTSSFYPRVGRSRLLIATSGNTNDDITSGGQAYDGDFLSLINKRGIFTSGDQGFPRVGRAGSDASGSAIGNAVGEKSPASLAASAEAPIYKCRTTKTSLGRLWDSCFSTSTKMETKSFHGKSSLLEWEERGRKEQLADSLSLADSPSR